The DNA region CTCCGGGATCTGAAGCGCGAGCGGCCGGATGCGCAGCTCTTCTTCATCACGGGCGCGGATGCCGTGGCGCAGATTCTCAGTTGGAGGGACCATGATGAACTGTGGGACCTCGCGCACTTCGTCGCGGTCTCCCGGCCCGGACACGTGCTCAGCACGGACGGTCTGCCCACGGATGTCGTGAGCCGACTGGAGGTGCCGGCGCTGACCATCTCCTCGACCGCGTGTCGGGAGCGGGTCAGCGACGGACAGCCGGTCTGGTATCTGGTGCCGGACGGCGTCGTCCAGTACATCGCAAAGCACCATCTGTATCGGAGCAACCCATGAGCACATCGGAAGAGGACGGGAAGTCACGGCTCACGCGCAGGCAGCTGCGCGAGATCCGCCTGACCGGTTCGACGCCGGTCATCACCGCGGAGGAGGCCACGGCCGCAGCCGTCCAGCCGACGACGGTGCTGCCGCGTGCCGCCGAGCCCGTGGAGATCGCCCCCGTGACGCAGGTCGAGCCCGTCGATCCGCACGCCCCGCTCACGCGGCGGCAGCTGCGGGCGCTCCAGCAGGCACGTCAGGTCGCTCCCGGCACGGTCGACACCGCCGCCGGGACGGACACAGCCTCCGTCGAGGACGTGCGCCGGATGCCGGAGCAGCAGCGTGCGATGGTGTCCGGTGTGCCGCCGTTCGCGACGGATCCGTCCGTCGGTACGGGCCCGTCGTTCGACTCGCTTCCCGGGCGCACGCCCTCCGTCGCGGAGGACGATCCGATGCCGTCTGCGGATCAGGCCGTGCCGGTGTCGATCTTCGAGACACGGCCCGAGCAGGAGCCGGAGGCGCCCGCGGTGTCGGAGACGCCGGAGCCCGTCATCGCAGCCGCTCCCGTCTTGGTGGCGGAGCCCGAATCCGAGACGCAGAAGGTGGCGGAGCCATCGGCGTCCGTCGTATCTGGAGTCGACCAGTCCGACGGACCGAAGGTGGGTGCGGCGTTCGGGGTCGGCGTCAAGCCCGGCAAGGCGGAGCCCGCCTCCGGTGCGCTGTTCGATGCGTTGCTCGAGGGCGACACGTCCACCTCGCAGCACGGCACCTCCACCGCCCTGATCTTCACACCGTCGCCGGAGGCCGGTTCCCTCTCGGGGCCGATCGCGGCCACGGGGGAGATGCTCGTCACCGGCACCTATGCGCTTCCGGACGGGCTCGGCTCTCAGGGGCACGCCCGCGGCACGACGGACGGCAGGGAGGCGGATGCCGTGCTCATCGACGGCGAGCTCGCGCCCACGTCGTCGCCCACGCCCATCGCCGCCAGCGCCGCGGTCAGCACCTCCAAGCCCGCCGGCGAGGTCATCCGACCGCCGGCACCCGAAAAGGGAAACAAGCTCATGCTCACCCTGGCGGTCGTCGCCGGCGGGCTGGCGATCGTGCTCGCCGCCACACTCGTCATCGCCTTCACCACTGGAGTCCTCGACTGATGCAGTCCCCGGAGAACACCCGCGAGATGCTTCGAATCGCCGCGGAGGCGGCGGATGCCAAGGGCGGGGAGGATCTCGTCGCTCTCGACGTCTCCGAGCCCCTGCCGCTCGTCGACGTCTTCCTGTTGGTCAGCGGCAGCAGCGAGCGCAACGTCGCCGCGATCGCCGACGAGATCGAGGACCGGCTGCACGAGGCCGGTCATCGCCGGGTGCGTCGTGAGGGGCGCTCCGAGGCACGCTGGGTGCTGCTGGACTTCGGGGATCTGATCGTGCACGTCTTCCACGCCGAGGAGCGCGTGTACTACGGTCTCGAGCGGCTCTGGAAGGACTGCCCCGTGCTGCCGGTCGAGCTCGCCGAGAAGGTCGCGGGGGAGTA from Microbacterium soli includes:
- the nadD gene encoding nicotinate-nucleotide adenylyltransferase gives rise to the protein MQDSTARAPRIGVMGGTFDPIHHGHLVAASEVAHSFELDEVVFVPTGRPWQKQNVSHSEHRYLMTVIATASNPRFTVSRVDIDRDGPTYTIDTLRDLKRERPDAQLFFITGADAVAQILSWRDHDELWDLAHFVAVSRPGHVLSTDGLPTDVVSRLEVPALTISSTACRERVSDGQPVWYLVPDGVVQYIAKHHLYRSNP
- the rsfS gene encoding ribosome silencing factor — protein: MQSPENTREMLRIAAEAADAKGGEDLVALDVSEPLPLVDVFLLVSGSSERNVAAIADEIEDRLHEAGHRRVRREGRSEARWVLLDFGDLIVHVFHAEERVYYGLERLWKDCPVLPVELAEKVAGE